Proteins co-encoded in one Cyprinus carpio isolate SPL01 chromosome B5, ASM1834038v1, whole genome shotgun sequence genomic window:
- the LOC109082350 gene encoding gelsolin-like — protein MVNHPEFEKAGKQPGLQVWRIENMDLVPVQKNLHGGFYTGDTYIILNTIKQNSGNLQYDLHFWIGDECSMDESGAAAIFTVQMDDFLGGKPIQYREVQGYESKTFVGYFKSGLKYMQGGVASGFKHVASGEVNVKRVLHVSGRRVVRATEVPVSWDSFNQGDCFILDFGQEIYQWCGSKCNQFERLKATSVSKDIRDNERCGRAKLYVCEEGSENEKILTILGPKPDLPDAQTEDTKTDASNRKSAKLYKVSDASGSMSVTLVAEENPFTQSALQSTDCFILDHGSNGKIFVWKGKEANKEERSAGMKAAEDFISKMGYPKHTEVQIIPENGETPLFKQFFKFWQDTDQTKGMGQAYVPNKIAKIKKVPFDASSLHKSEAMAAQHGMVDDGKGEKKIWRIEGSDKVPVDPSIHGQFFGGDSYIILYHYKHGGRQGQIIYIWQGEESSQDEKGASAILAAQLDTELGGSPVQVQVIEGKEPPHLMSIFGGKPMVVHKGGTSREGGQSKASAIRLFQVRANPAGHTRAVEVEPVASSLNSNDAFVLVTASGSMLWLGHGASNAEKNGAKKLGSILGVDLSEMSEGAEGDGFWSALGGKAEYRTSERLKSKMDTHPPRLFACSNKTGQFLIEEVPGEMTQEDLAPDDVMILDTWDQVFVWIGNEANEDEKSEALTSAAKYIESDPASRDKRTPIVTVKQGFEPPTFTGWFLGWDHDFWSSNPLERAMAGLKM, from the exons ATGGTGAACCACCCTGAATTTGAGAAGGCAGGAAAGCAGCCAGGACTGCAGGTGTGGAGGATTGAGAACATGGATTTGGTGCCTGTCCAGAAGAATCTTCATGGTGGCTTCTACACAGGCGATACTTACATAATCCTCAATACCATAAAGCAAAACTCTGGAAATCTACAATATGACCTTCACTTCTGGATAG GTGATGAATGCTCAATGGATGAGAGTGGGGCAGCTGCTATCTTCACCGTCCAAATGGATGATTTCCTTGGAGGAAAACCCATCCAGTACAGAGAAGTACAGGGATACGAGTCAAAAACCTTTGTAGGCTACTTCAAATCAGGCCTCAAATACATG CAAGGTGGAGTTGCCTCTGGATTTAAACACGTAGCTTCCGGTGAAGTGAATGTTAAGCGAGTTCTCCATGTGAGTGGTAGACGTGTGGTCCGGGCCACTGAGGTACCTGTGAGTTGGGACAGCTTCAACCAGGGTGATTGCTTCATCCTAGACTTTGGACAG GAGATATACCAATGGTGTGGGTCCAAGTGTAACCAGTTTGAGAGACTGAAGGCAACCAGTGTTTCCAAAGATATTCGTGATAATGAACGTTGTGGGAGAGCTAAACTTTATGTAtgtgaagaaggatcagaaaatgaGAAGATACTAACG ATACTTGGACCAAAGCCTGATCTTCCTGATGCACAGACTGAAGACACCAAGACTGATGCATCCAACAGGAAGTCTGCAAAATTGTACAAG GTGTCAGACGCCAGTGGGAGTATGTCGGTCACTTTGGTGGCTGAAGAAAACCCCTTTACCCAGAGTGCACTGCAGTCCACCGACTGCTTCATCTTGGACCATGGTTCCAATGGCAAGATATTTGTCTGGAAAG GTAAAGAGGCTAATAAAGAAGAGCGGAGTGCAGGTATGAAAGCTGCTGAGGACTTCATCAGTAAGATGGGCTATCCCAAACACACTGAAGTCCAGATCATCCCTGAGAATGGAGAGACTCCTCTCTTCAAACAGTTCTTCAAGTTCTGGCAGGATACAGACCAGACAAAGGGTATGGGACAAGCCTATGTGCCTAACAAAATTGCCAAGATCAAGAAAGTGCCCTTTGATGCATCATCTTTGCACAAATCGGAGGCAATGGCTGCTCAGCATGGAATGGTAGATGATGGAAAGGGTGAGAAAAAG ATTTGGCGCATTGAGGGATCAGACAAGGTACCAGTTGACCCATCCATTCATGGGCAGTTCTTTGGAGGAGACAGTTATATCATCCTGTACCACTACAAGCATGGGGGACGTCAGGGgcagataatatatatatg GCAGGGGGAAGAGTCCAGTCAAGATGAGAAGGGGGCTTCTGCCATTCTGGCTGCCCAGCTTGATACAGAGCTCGGTGGGAGTCCTGTGCAG GTGCAAGTAATTGAAGGCAAAGAACCCCCTCATCTCATGAGTATCTTTGGCGGGAAGCCAATGGTGGTGCACAAGGGTGGGACTTCACGAGAGGGTGGCCAATCTAAGGCTTCTGCAATCCGCCTTTTCCAAGTTCGTGCCAATCCTGCTGGGCACACACGAGCTGTTGAG GTTGAGCCGGTAGCCTCCAGCCTCAATTCCAACGATGCCTTTGTTTTGGTGACTGCTTCAGGCTCTATGCTGTGGCTGGGTCATGGTGCAAGTAATGCAGAAAAGAATGGAGCCAAAAAGCTTGGCAGCATTTTAGGAGTGGACCTTTCAGAGATGTCAGAAGGAGCAGAGGGAG ATGGCTTCTGGAGTGCTCTTGGAGGAAAAGCAGAGTATCGCACTTCTGAAAGGCTCAAGAGCAAAATGGACACCCATCCTCCTAGGCTTTTTGCATGCTCTAACAAGACAGGACAATTCCTT ATTGAAGAGGTGCCAGGAGAGATGACCCAAGAGGACTTGGCTCCAGATGATGTCATGATTCTGGACACATGGGATCag GTCTTTGTTTGGATCGGAAATGAAGCTAATGAAGATGAAAAAAGTGAAGCTTTGACTTCAG CTGCCAAATATATTGAATCAGATCCTGCCAGCAGGGACAAGAGAACTCCCATTGTTACAGTGAAGCAGGGCTTTGAACCCCCCACCTTTACAGGGTGGTTCCTGGGTTGGGACCATGACTTCTGGAGTTCTAACCCACTAGAACGGGCCATGGctggtttgaaaatgtaa
- the LOC109082352 gene encoding ras-related protein Rab-14-like, translating into MTTAPYNYSYIFKYIIIGDMGVGKSCLLHQFTEKKFMADCPHTIGVEFGTRIIEVSGQKVKLQIWDTAGQERFRAVTRSYYRGAAGALMVYDITRRSTYNHLSSWLTDARNLTNPNTVIILIGNKADLEAQRDVTYEEAKQFAEENGLLFLEASAKTGENVEDAFLEAAKKIYQNIQDGSLDLNAAESGVQHKPTAPQGGRLNSDTQPQKEGCSC; encoded by the exons ATGACGACTGCACCATATAATTATTcctatattttcaaatatatcatAATTG GTGACATGGGGGTTGGAAAGTCATGTTTACTCCACCAGTTCACAGAAAAGAAAT TTATGGCTGACTGTCCTCATACAATTGGCGTTGAGTTTGGAACACGGATAATTGAAGTGAGTGGGCAGAAGGTGAAGCTTCAGATTTGGGACACTGCAGGGCAGGAGAGATTCCGTGCCGTCACACGCAGCTACTACAGAGGAGCCGCCGGGGCCCTCATGGTGTATGACATCACCAG GCGAAGCACATACAACCACCTCAGCAGCTGGTTGACTGATGCTAGGAATCTCACCAACCCCAATACT GTGATCATTCTTATTGGTAACAAAGCAGATCTAGAAGCCCAGCGTGATGTCACATATGAAGAGGCCAAGCAGTTTGCTGAAGAAAATG GTTTGTTGTTCCTGGAGGCAAGCGCAAAAAC AGGCGAGAATGTGGAGGATGCATTTCTTGAAGCCGCAAAGAAGATCTACCAGAACATTCAGGATGGCAGCCTGGACCTGAACGCGGCCGAGTCAGGGGTCCAGCATAAGCCTACCGCTCCGCAGGGTGGGCGGCTCAACAGCGACACACAGCCCCAGAAGGAGGGCTGCAGCTGTTAA